The genomic region ttttaaatattataagacCTTCTTCAATCTACAAGGGTGGTCCAATAAGTATCTGTGTTTGATGGCAGAGAGCATCGTATGCTGCCTTCTAtaaaacgacggcaaaacaaatttcagactgattaacaggttagtttggatttggcaactATTCGAGTAAAATAGCaatatcgttcggtaattcgctttttgttttttttttcgtataaggCATAAAACAAGGATAGgaagaaaaacaataatattggtattagtttaaaaattactaaaaaaattatttccgtgCAACAAACATTACAAGATCTATCGTAAACTAGTCCTGGCTTGAATGCACTTATTTCTAAAACCTAGTACAGGAGGCCGTTGTAGTTAAATGGgggcataaaacaccaaaagatagaaaaggtttttttctaatagtgtttACCCCCTAACTGACAATGGCCAACCTCCTCTATGCTGTTCGGAGGctgtttaaaactgtaggttcttaCGGTTGCAGAACAAcggcaagacgcacaccaacaATTCATGCAGGAGTCCGACCAAAAATCCatccaattttgtattttgtttatgtatatatgaatggatacaaacgctccggctctaaaagtattcgatgcggtaccagctggtggtagtagaggaagaggaaggcctcctctgctttggaaagatcaggtgaagaaggacttggcttcacttggtgtgcccaattggcgctggttagcacgagaaagaaacgactggcgcgctttgttaaactcggccaaaatcgcgtaagcgattatcgcgccaattaaaaagaagatatatgaatatactcgtacatagccAGAAGGTGCAGATTTGGAAATCCCGGTGCTGCTCGAAGAAAGATttgggtaattttttttatgctcatTCAAGAAAACAGTTGATAAAAGTAATATTTCCATGGCgttacttttaaaatatattatataagagtTCCACTTTCTTTGCTACTAATTTCTGTAAAGTATTACTGACTTTTATTTCAAGTATAAACATAAACTTTACTAAATGTGTGAGTGTCCGACAATTGGATcaggcaattattttttggggaaaaagCCACTGGAAAAAACAGTTTCTATACTTTCAATGTTTCGTGTTGCCAAAGAAAATTACACCTGAGGCAAAAGAAATGGTAGGCATGGATCCCCCTGCAAAACATTTTGTTTGCTTCTATATTCTTCTAATGAAAAATGATTCGCCAGTGCGATCTGAGGCAACTAACTTCAAATaagttagtttttattgattgtgTCTTCAtggtccatttttttatttgttagagCAATTTTTAAGGTCACCTTCAATTTCTTGCGGGCATTTTGGTGATGaaaaaagatgatataattattggttaCACAGGTCTACACGTTGCTCTTTTTCCTATATGAACCTGGTTTCCGATGCATCTTTGTGCGTTGAACATAATTCTGGCTTCAAAATAGCCTATCACGTGAGAAAATTGCGAAGAACTCTGTCCTACcactaattttttcaaaacctgaCTTGCAAGAGGCTTCAACCTATACTCAATTTGAAGTTTGAGTTTTAcactataaaaaacaatatttccaaGTTACAAAAGAGTTATAAGCTTTGTACAAAGTGGACTTAACGCTTTAAGATCCATTGATTACGTTCGGTTAATTTTGTAGGCCtgcattatttattgaaaaattttacacataagAGTCCatcatatttatatgttttttctgcttatttCAGATAAATTTACGGTTTcgtgaatttaaaaaacaaaaaaaaaaaacatttttaacgcaTTTCAGTATTTGTACTTAATTGCGTTggtatttgaatttaataataaaatttatttgaaatttcggaatattttacgaaaaatcATTGTCGATTTGCTGATGCTCTGCTCCAGTTAGAATTCTGAAACTCCCGGTGGCACTAAAGTGACGTTGGTAGTTtccaatatatataattggcgcttactcctttttgggtgtttagccgagcttttcttcctatttgtggtgtgcgtcttgatgtagtttcacaaatggagggacctacatacAGTTTTGTTTAAGGGCTAGTGCCGTTGCTCTatgtataattatatatttcaaaCATAGAGATTTTGTTGCAGTATTGCTGAAAATATCGTCCTAGATACTTAAGggcattattatttaaataatttcaaattcatttgataacataaaaaaatctctAAAGATTCACAGTTTTCGTGATAATCGATTTTAAAAgcttatttaaaacaaatatttttttagcttgTACGTATACCCACTTGATTGTTAGTGCAaaggtataatttttttctaattttagttaAAGGTCTGTTAATGAAAAGCATTAGTAAAATTTGAACCAAGTCCTGGCGGTTAACAATGGCTGCTTGATTAAATTGTGaattaacgatttttaactAGTTTCACTTTCACgaagaataataaaattgaatagaaTCAGCAGACATTCCAAAATAACGAGACATCGATTTCCACAAAATACCTGTTTAGTACCGAACATAATTTACACAATCGAAAAAGTTTGGCTGAATGAATTTTTGTGGTTAAGATACCCTCTATGTGTACACGCCTGACTgcttttattcgtttttttttacctgtttATGCGATTTATCCTTTCCGTGCTTTCGGAAAGTATCTGTAACAACTTTACTTGGTTTCGATTTTTGGATGTTTCTTCTTCTGACTGTGTGACTTGGCTCGTGCACTGGATTTTGATCTCTGCTTGTGAACATGGCAACGTATTCCAATGCGGCATACACTGGCATCCCAATTTGTTACGAACTCTGCGTAGCAATGTCGTTGATGGAACCTACTGAAGGCCACGAAAAAGTGGTTCTGGTATAAGAGGTTGTAGTGTTATGGTGCGATCCCGTAGTTTTGACGAGGAAAAGGGATACGAGATACGAAGTCTCATTGAGGCTGACCTAACCACATTTacgaatttgaaaaatgttacaAATAAGCGAAGATATAtctctttaaaaaattctatagtaaaattttcatgactgaataaatttaaaaattgtttatttttatttttcaaaacttttttagtttactttttttgcactcaagcctacaagtaagccaattttcagaaatatttaagagtacGTCCAAAATACTTGCATCACTCCACACGGCATCGCTCAAGTGCGAATCAGACATTTCAGCAATTCACTATATAGaatttgtaaatttacatatatagaaaaaaagaaagcaatTCCAAGAGGTAAGTTGTTACAGCAAATATCTGATTGCgagaaaatattcattttcacATCAGCATCGTCGAAGATAagacgaacaaaaaaaaacaaaagataagtCTGGAAGCAAGTAAAAAGGTCGATGTTGACAACAGCAGCAAACGAGGGAGACTTCTCTAAATTAAGCCCATAGTAGACAAGGATGAAAGTGGCAGCAAAGAAATTATTTCTTACAAAACGAAAATCAGCAACAGAAACTGGGATGCCAAGTAGGATGAAGTGCCAAGTAGTTACGATGAAGAATGAAAAATTGTGAGCATGAAATCTGCTAACTTCGAGAAGAACACAAAATCACtaaattttgttacttttttagtTGCAAAgcatttcttttacttttattgtagattttcaaaattatttccgaAAAAATTGGCAGAGAAAAACatcaacttaatttaattttgaaatcacCTCCACTTTCACCTTCTTTAGAGTTGATACGTATTTTAAGTTGGcgggaacaaaattaaaaagttgtttattttaGAGCACAGTTTTAGTCATCAAAACCGGGCTTTTAACTTTCCTTTGTAACTTTGAGTTTCTTTCAATTCAAAATGTTCcatgcaaaaagttttcatctAAAGTCTTCCAGTTACAAAATTTCGTGGGAATGAGTGGGAATTGTATTTGTTGTATATGGTTTGTTGCACAGGGTTTGTGATTGCTTGTTTCCTTCAAAACACAcgcagttttttatatttttgtaatttttatgtttttatttattttcagttttttcatatttcatattttattttatttacttaatttactaactctgaatttttcaaatttattttatttaatatttaaatactatTACTTACGcactgtgtttttattttctttttctaatttgttttgaaaaatttgctcTTCGTACCagtaaagcatttttttgtatttttttcgacCTGCACATTTTGTTGGTTTTGCAATTtattatacacatacacatataagctATTATTAGCAACTAAGCTTAGCGACTAAATTTTTATGTTATCTGATTTATTATTAGTatgcactaaattttttatttgctaaaattttttttttttgttaaaagctaaatatttacaaagtctGCATTTTACcgttattttgttcttttttttttgtttttattagttattacactggctttatttatttacaagagctattttatttttcgtgaCTTATGCGTAAagaattaaaagtattttttataaatattattatcttattattattatttttttttttactctatacATAACTTTGTTTTGggctttatttcaattcaatttttaacaattttttttacaaatttttatgctcacaatttattttttcctactTTACTGATGCATTACTTTTGGGACTTTCGCTTTGTTTGgaagatatttttgattttcttcatTTGCATTTCACATTTTTACAAGTTGAAGCATATTTGCTAAATattctatttaatatatatttttggataaTAAACACTTTTAGGTtaagttaagaaaaatttcaattatttttatattactaaATAGGTTTGGTGTAGGCAATTGAAATCTTCAAAGGGAAAATTAGTAGACATTTTTCAAATGtcgctttttctttttaaggaaaattttaacacaatttaACTTAAAAGTGTTACAAATCCAAGCTAAATCATTGGAAAATCATGCAtgcagttttttgaaaatagatttgtataccaaaaaaattagcgGTAGAAactgagaaaaaataataatttaacaaaatatatcAGCAAAAAATGTAGagcaaaaactttttcatgCGACTTTTCTCTATGTCTACATGGAAAAAATGCCAAAAgctgcaaaatattcaaaacgtaAAATAATGCAATCAATCTCCATTTTATTGCTtaatatacaaagtggcgcaaaattaatcattcaatttgttttttttttaatacattaatATGACTTTGATTgcaagaaatctttatttttatctttaggCATTCCATTGATTCTCTTTTTGCATGctacataattataaaaaattataaatctgttgttagggtgattaattttgcgccatcttgtatataCAAGATTATTCATTTAGCGTTTGAAATTTAATctaatttagttaattaaataattacgaAAATGTCTAGCCACAAGCTAGATTTCTGGCGCATCTTTTAGATGTTGGAGTAAAAAGAAATCGGTTCTCCGAACTACAAACACTATTTGAACCACCCAATACGTGAATTGGTTTGAGTAATCGACCATACACAAAACCAAATTTAACACATCTAAAAATTCATGTATCAATCGATCAATATCAAACGCCcgttttttcaaatatcttgCCGGATTTTCACTCTGAACTTGTCTTTtctattatttacatttaaataacCATTTGCTCCAAAAGAGTCATGGGTGGATGCAAAGATATGCACTTGGATCAGAAGATCTATTGCATCCTTGGATTTGTGGACACTAtgctcatttaaaatttaaaaaattgtttttagacCAAAGTATGAGAAAATAGGCAGACTAAATTTTGCTTCGTATGTTTTAATTTAACTCGAAATCTATCTCTTTTGCTTCAtaacacttacttactcactgTGGCTTCGGtttaaaaaagggtattttgaAGCAGCAACGAGTTGAGAAGTTAGTGTGTCGCATTTGAATGCATGACAAGAACttggcgaacaaattttttgagcgaAACATGAACGTAGGTCATCATCGCCCAAGGGCGAgtgctttttaaataaatattatatcgaATTTTCCGGCCATCAGCAATCCATGCTTCCAAAGCAGCGAAGATATCCTTGAATTTCTTGAAGTTCGTGTTTGAAGTGAAGAAGTCGAGGGCTCTGCACAAAGTTAGCATACCAGTGCGTTCGCAATAGAGTAGTgatgtgaataaaaaataatttttggacaAAATCAGTCACTTTATATTGAAGgactaaatattttcatttttcaaattctttcCGCAaagaagttttcaaaaattttgtattgaagaatactaaaaattttaattttaatttttaaataagatagggttatattgtatatatcccctacaaaaaataataataatgaatttttttctggaaattATTTACGTCAAAGCGAAACGAAAAATTTCGAACAGAAACTTGAGGTAACCAATTTACTAAATCCAAAATTTTTTgcgccaaaaaatttaaaaaaattttgtgtttaaaaaatatttgcgccaaagaaaaattaatatttccaaAACTTTATTGATATTGAAggaccaaatattaaaaatttaatttaaaaaattaaaaatttagtgcATAAAAATGAAaggctcgatttttttttttgttttggataaAATATTTCCCCaaggaaaaattaatatttccaaACAAAGATTCTATGAttccttttttttatgattGCAAACTTTACTACTTTTGAAGAcatttaaaaaaggcaaaagcaaattttaaaattcaaaacaaaatctatgctCAAACATAAAATTGTGAGATTCTACAGTAAAGtagaaacataaatatatacactatttttttcgaaaacgtcTGTTAAGAATTTGGCTccatataactttaaaaattaaacaaaaatttaatatttataaaatataagtgaGACTAGAAATTCTGTTACGACATAATACACACACCACACATACACATCTGCGCTGATGAAGCTGCAAAtgaaacatgcatacaaatattttgcttCTCACTCACTACtataatttgctttttgttttttgtttgggacataaaacaccaaatgacgaCAACTAAACGTCAAAGTTAACATTTGGACTCGTCATATGTTgcgatttacaaaaataataaccatTATACggctacacatacatatgcacgtgcaTATGCATTTCAGTAAGTGTGTATAACTTATCAATTCTAGTAGTTCACTAAGCTTACAGGCTACTACCAAATTGGCGGATATGGCAACGCTGCGGCGGTAGTCAGTTGAGAAGATGCGCGAACCCATGTCTTtctttacatgtatgtatatatgtatgtatgcatttgaatTCGTTTTTTGGCAAACATTTGtttactttgaaattttaaaggatTTACATTTTCGTGTCAAGCTGCAACTCGTTAACTGCCCCGATGCCTTTGCACTCACCACAATTCGCGCcaattggcccctaatgtcagcgatgtttaaatatttatatgtatatatgtactctTAACCACTAATATTGCTATACACGCGCTTCAAGTCCCCCGCTCTTCGCAAAGGAGCATGGacttatacacatacaacaaaaaaaaaatatattttttatacactcaTGCACTCAAATTCGGGCGCCAAGCTTAATTAatatatcatacatatgtatatacacatatgtatgaatatgtatatttatgtatatagagCAAATCACCATTCTGCGCTCAAATGCAACACTGAGCTTACACACGCTATTTACAACTATGTACATGCAGAGGCGAAATGTGAGAAATCGAAATGTATTCTTTAGCATTTAGTACATCACAtcactgttttgtttttaatttttaatatttaagcttAATAAATTATGAATTAGCAAAAACCTACGCTTACTATCAATTACTATTTACAACGTCCACCATAATGCGTCCGCTCTCTCCCCTACACTTTACACGTGCAATGTTTGCGAGTCTGACGCGCCTGCATGCAATCCGCACCCCACTGGCAAGCCTTCCGTCAACGACGCCGTTGTATTCTTGGGTGTCACTGTAGGCcccaccgccaccgccaccgtCGCTGCTACCTTTGCCGCTTGAGGTGTTTGGCTTGGCAGCAATTCGTTGTGTATGAGCACCTCTTTGTCTAGAGCGATGGCGCCGGCGGGCACATGTTTACGCGCTGACGGCCGCACGAGCATGTAGAGCACAAGCAGCGCGACAAAGAGCACGACTGAGCCGACCACGGCAAAGGTGATGCTTTGTGTGAGAAAATCGACTGTATCCACGCTCAGCGGCCGCTCACCCACCAACTTAGTACGCAACACAGAATTGTGACGTGCAGATTGCTCttgttgattttgattttgtgcAATGGTTGTTGACCTTGTGGCATCTGATGTGGTGGGTGTTGTTGAACTGCTGGTGCTACCAGTACTGCTGGTACTGCTGCTACTACTCGTTGATGCAACATTGGCATTTGGATTGTAGGGGCTGAGGAAATCTTTGGAGCTGTCCTTCAGTATGCGCATGCGCGAATCCGTCTCACCCGAGTTGGCGCCTATATCGACCGCGCCAGCCGCGCCGTACATGTGCGGCATCATGCCCTCCCTGCTGGCCATATTGCCCGTTTCCAGAGTAATCGCTTGCATGCCGGTAACAGTGCTGTCGCTCAGCTTGTGCGTGTCCACGATCAGTTTGTAAGAACGACGCATGCCGCCGGTCTCCTGTGAACGAGaaggaaaataagaagaaatcagaaggagaaaaattagtaaaattacaaaattgggaaaaggttgtatataaaaaagtggTTTGTGTAAAAAAGTAGAGATCTCCATAGTCAATGAAAATAATTGCGCCAATCTGTGTGGCGGCTGGATGAAAACGATTGCGTTTTATACACAAAGGGCCTGCTTCATCGTCTGTGTGTCCGTTTGCCTGTTCGCCTGTCAACCTGATAGTCAGGGCAAATGCttgtaaaaatgttaacaaattaatttacaaaagcAATGAAAAGACAACGCGCGATAGTTGCAAGTTGCATGTGGCACCGCTACACGCATGCGTTGTTACTCTCTCATGCGGCACACAAAATGTTTCCATTCCAATCATTTTGCAGCTGTTTGTTCATACTCGTATGAGCCACCATCACCGGGTGCAACATGCCAATCGATCAATATTTGTGCGCTGTTCGCTTTGTTGCACGCTGTCAATTAgtgtacaaatattaaaattaacaacaatgagaactgctgttgttgttgccagtTCAACAAATTGCGTCAGGATTTCAGCAACATGAGCAACACGAAAGAATGCAGCAAATCATTTATAATTGCATGTCTTGTCACGAACTTCGGATACCACTAATCACATCGGTAGGCAGGCACGCAATGCAAACGGGAAGGTTCGAGTGGTTAGGGCAAGTAAGGGTGTGCTCCTTAATAACAGATGAAACAACCacgtggaacattttaaccGTAATTAAGTTGTTGTATTCTGTATGCAAATGAAAGAATATCTCAATTGAGTTCTTTGAGTGCTGAAAGCCTGCGTTGAATATGCCTGGTAATGTGAAAAGCTAAGACAATATAATTGTCTAAGAACTGTCTTCAAAAACCCTACTCATATCTGCCTCTTTTCACTGCCTCCCAGCACAGATAAAACCAAGCTAAAAAGATTTTGGAAAGTCTTCTAATCATTTATTCGAATTCCATTAACTTTAGTCACATTTTATATTTCCGACGCGGAATAGCAAATATTTCTCCCAACTCAAAAGTTTATCTTTGAAATAATCGagtatacaaaattttcgtgCACAAAATGCCTAAACCTTCACGGAAATTTTGAGCTACtttaaactttcactttattaatatatactaaaatttaatggcttataaaactgcgtacccaaataaaaaaaaaataattaaaaagttcgagattttaaagaaaatgtgtcgattttttataaatctgtcAAAAAGTTTGATAAGTGTATttctataaaatgaaatatattttagaaaaataattcaaattgaaaaataaataggtAAACTGTCCAAATTTGTCCATATGGGTGCCTTTTTAATTTCAGCTACCTTTACTCAAAGTTTTATCCGAAAGGCGGCGATACTTTTTGATATCCTATATTCTGGCGCACCATGAATAAGTGCTTGAACGACAAACGACgatccaaaaaatttttggttgatTATCTTGAAACCGTTTACTTCTGAcgttttttcccccaaaatttaaagttataaaagcaaattacaaaaaataaaaaaccaaaaaaataataataaaagaatattgGCAAATACTCGCACGTGTTACACCTGAGGGAGCTTACATAGTTTGAAGAcggcaaacaaattttgatgattaactGAAAATTGTGTCTCTTAGTGACAAATTCTGAGCAGAAGTTTACTTTGAATGTAGATGTCTAGATAATATTGAAGATTCTGGTTCTTCCCTTTGGAAATACGAGAG from Anastrepha obliqua isolate idAnaObli1 chromosome 2, idAnaObli1_1.0, whole genome shotgun sequence harbors:
- the LOC129239306 gene encoding uncharacterized protein LOC129239306 isoform X1, yielding MSAKKEINSALMMAFTVTTLLGFINAQAVGSKDLFRCRQSCYQKFVQDWHHCMDFDDCKNMCITPPNINSYIPEAFSFLCWNNCDQQLGPFPLNINSALRQDSLVLTTIAWDQAITNASKQCLVTWEVSGGGLMGNLLTDSSTVELSLWPDTVYHVQVTCKHKETGGMRRSYKLIVDTHKLSDSTVTGMQAITLETGNMASREGMMPHMYGAAGAVDIGANSGETDSRMRILKDSSKDFLSPYNPNANVASTSSSSSTSSTGSTSSSTTPTTSDATRSTTIAQNQNQQEQSARHNSVLRTKLVGERPLSVDTVDFLTQSITFAVVGSVVLFVALLVLYMLVRPSARKHVPAGAIALDKEVLIHNELLPSQTPQAAKVAATVAVAVGPTVTPKNTTASLTEGLPVGCGLHAGASDSQTLHV
- the LOC129239306 gene encoding uncharacterized protein LOC129239306 isoform X2; the protein is MSAKKEINSALMMAFTVTTLLGFINAQAVGSKDLFRCRQSCYQKFVQDWHHCMDFDDCKNCWNNCDQQLGPFPLNINSALRQDSLVLTTIAWDQAITNASKQCLVTWEVSGGGLMGNLLTDSSTVELSLWPDTVYHVQVTCKHKETGGMRRSYKLIVDTHKLSDSTVTGMQAITLETGNMASREGMMPHMYGAAGAVDIGANSGETDSRMRILKDSSKDFLSPYNPNANVASTSSSSSTSSTGSTSSSTTPTTSDATRSTTIAQNQNQQEQSARHNSVLRTKLVGERPLSVDTVDFLTQSITFAVVGSVVLFVALLVLYMLVRPSARKHVPAGAIALDKEVLIHNELLPSQTPQAAKVAATVAVAVGPTVTPKNTTASLTEGLPVGCGLHAGASDSQTLHV